From a single Candidatus Methanoperedens sp. genomic region:
- a CDS encoding CBS domain-containing protein: MKIKDVMNKDVITCKPDDPVSILAKLLKEYHISGLPVVEKGKVVGIVSETDLLKLFEIPQFSGELWLPSPFEVIEVPIRNLVRLEEFKKALEDLKMKPVRDIMNKTVHAISPDDSLEEASSIMVKHKVNRLPVIEKSKLVGIVARSDIIRGLSATE, encoded by the coding sequence ATGAAAATAAAAGATGTGATGAATAAAGATGTAATTACATGCAAGCCTGATGACCCTGTAAGTATTCTTGCGAAACTATTAAAAGAGTACCATATAAGCGGCTTGCCTGTAGTTGAAAAAGGGAAAGTAGTGGGAATCGTATCTGAAACAGATCTCCTCAAGTTATTTGAAATACCGCAATTCTCAGGCGAATTATGGCTTCCCAGCCCGTTTGAGGTAATTGAGGTTCCTATACGAAACCTTGTCAGGCTTGAAGAGTTTAAAAAAGCCCTTGAAGATTTGAAGATGAAGCCTGTGAGGGACATTATGAATAAAACAGTTCATGCCATTTCTCCCGATGACAGTCTGGAAGAAGCATCGAGCATTATGGTTAAACACAAGGTAAACAGGCTGCCTGTCATCGAAAAGTCAAAGCTGGTGGGAATCGTAGCGCGAAGCGATATAATAAGGGGCCTTTCCGCAACGGAATAA